One Methylosarcina fibrata AML-C10 DNA segment encodes these proteins:
- a CDS encoding Hsp20/alpha crystallin family protein, translated as MPLRDLELLMWAEACEMLDRADRLHRQFFRPSARPVQRLTWEPPIDVYETAEEFIIMMALPGVSPEDVRIALEDNRIHIQGERNLPIRTEARILRLEIPYGRFERSIELPEGDFELGTHELIQGCLLLTLRKM; from the coding sequence ATGCCATTACGCGATCTTGAATTACTGATGTGGGCGGAAGCCTGTGAAATGCTCGACCGGGCCGATCGGCTGCATCGGCAGTTTTTCAGGCCGTCGGCGCGGCCGGTGCAGCGGCTCACCTGGGAACCGCCGATCGATGTTTACGAGACCGCGGAGGAATTCATCATCATGATGGCTTTGCCCGGAGTCAGCCCCGAGGATGTTCGCATCGCTCTGGAAGACAACCGGATCCATATTCAGGGAGAGCGCAATCTGCCGATCCGAACGGAAGCTCGAATCCTGCGGCTGGAAATTCCTTACGGGCGTTTTGAGCGGTCTATCGAACTTCCCGAAGGCGATTTTGAACTGGGAACCCATGAACTGATTCAGGGGTGCCTGCTCCTTACCTTGCGAAAAATGTAA
- the lon gene encoding endopeptidase La produces MNIKDLKNLILDSLSSSEEAPKQALPSDQDVFGKIPAVPDDALVVVPMRGTVLFPQVVLPLVIGRKESVAAVQHAVRSEKPVGLLLQLNDNDEDPGPGQLYQVGTVAEILRYLTAADGNHHIICQGKQRFRVREFLPGYPFLVARIDVYEESEATGKGIDARVVTLKQQAAEILNLSRQAPAELINAIQSVTSPGMLVDLISSFLITKAEEKQQILELFDVQKRLDRALDLMNYRIEVLKLSSQISEQTQETMGKRQREYVLREQMKAIQKELGEDEENAAEIEEIDQAITAAKMPEEVEKHARKELDRLRRMQDASGEYSMLRTYLDWLTELPWSVASPANIDIARARDILNEDHFGLEKVKQRILEFLAVRKLNPNGKSPILCFVGPPGVGKTSLGRSIARATGREFVRTSLGGVHDEAEIRGHRRTYIGALPGNIIQGIRKAGTNNPVFMLDEMDKLGTGIHGDPSSAMLEVLDPEQNSTFRDNYLAVAFDLSHVMFIGTANVLDSIPIPLRDRMEVIELSGYTLEEKAQIARRYLVRRQLESNGLTEEQCFITDRAIETIIQEYTREAGCRNLEREIGAVFRHVAMRIAEGQAEHERVDAEQIPAILGPRKFESEVAMRTSVPGVATGLAWTPTGGDILFIEATRLPGNGKLILTGQLGEVMKESAQAALSLVKARAQPLGLNPDLFEHSDVHVHVPAGAIPKDGPSAGIALFTALYSAFSERTVPSDVAMTGEISLRGLVLPVGGIKEKVIAAARAGIKTVLLPKRNQRDFEEIPDVVRKQLRFVWLENVDDALKVALEGAQQNPSAAAS; encoded by the coding sequence ATGAACATCAAGGATCTTAAAAATCTGATTCTGGACTCGCTGTCGAGTTCGGAAGAGGCTCCGAAACAGGCTTTGCCGTCGGACCAGGACGTTTTCGGGAAAATTCCGGCCGTCCCCGACGATGCGCTCGTCGTGGTGCCGATGCGCGGCACCGTCCTGTTTCCTCAGGTCGTGCTGCCGCTGGTCATCGGCCGCAAGGAATCGGTTGCGGCGGTGCAGCACGCCGTCCGTTCCGAAAAACCGGTGGGCCTGTTGCTGCAATTGAACGACAACGACGAGGATCCCGGACCCGGCCAATTATACCAAGTCGGCACCGTGGCAGAGATCCTGCGGTATCTGACCGCGGCCGACGGCAACCACCACATCATCTGCCAGGGCAAGCAGCGCTTCCGGGTGAGGGAGTTTCTGCCGGGCTATCCTTTTCTGGTCGCCAGGATCGACGTATATGAAGAATCCGAGGCGACCGGCAAGGGCATCGACGCCCGTGTGGTCACGCTCAAGCAGCAGGCCGCCGAAATCCTGAACCTGTCCCGGCAGGCGCCCGCCGAATTGATCAACGCGATCCAGTCGGTGACTTCGCCGGGCATGCTGGTCGATTTGATCAGCAGCTTTTTGATCACCAAGGCCGAAGAGAAGCAGCAGATACTGGAATTGTTCGACGTTCAAAAACGGCTCGACAGGGCGCTGGACCTGATGAATTACCGCATCGAGGTTCTGAAGCTGTCCAGCCAGATCAGCGAACAAACCCAGGAAACCATGGGCAAACGCCAGCGCGAGTACGTGCTTCGGGAACAGATGAAAGCCATTCAAAAAGAGCTGGGCGAAGACGAGGAGAACGCCGCCGAGATCGAGGAAATCGATCAGGCCATTACCGCTGCGAAGATGCCGGAAGAAGTGGAAAAACACGCGCGCAAGGAACTCGACCGGCTGCGGCGCATGCAGGACGCCAGCGGCGAATACTCGATGCTGCGCACCTATCTGGACTGGCTGACCGAACTGCCGTGGTCGGTGGCGAGCCCGGCCAACATCGACATCGCCAGAGCCCGGGACATTCTCAACGAAGACCATTTCGGCCTGGAGAAGGTCAAGCAGCGCATCCTCGAATTTCTGGCCGTGCGCAAGCTGAATCCGAACGGCAAGAGCCCGATCCTTTGCTTCGTCGGCCCTCCGGGCGTCGGCAAAACTTCGCTGGGCCGCAGCATCGCTCGCGCCACCGGACGGGAGTTCGTCCGCACCAGCCTGGGCGGCGTGCACGACGAAGCCGAAATCCGGGGCCATCGGCGTACCTACATCGGCGCCTTGCCCGGCAACATCATTCAGGGCATCCGCAAGGCCGGCACCAATAACCCGGTGTTCATGTTGGACGAGATGGACAAGCTCGGCACGGGCATTCACGGCGATCCGTCCTCGGCGATGCTGGAAGTGCTGGACCCCGAGCAGAACTCGACCTTCCGCGACAATTATCTGGCGGTGGCTTTCGACCTGAGCCACGTCATGTTCATCGGCACCGCCAACGTGCTGGACAGCATTCCGATTCCTTTGCGCGACCGCATGGAAGTCATCGAGCTGTCGGGCTACACGCTCGAAGAGAAGGCGCAGATCGCGCGGCGCTATCTGGTGCGCCGGCAACTGGAGTCGAACGGCCTGACGGAAGAGCAATGCTTCATTACCGACCGCGCCATCGAGACCATCATTCAGGAATACACCCGCGAGGCCGGCTGCCGCAACCTGGAGCGGGAAATCGGCGCGGTCTTCCGCCACGTTGCAATGCGCATCGCCGAAGGCCAGGCGGAGCACGAACGGGTCGACGCCGAGCAGATTCCGGCCATTCTCGGGCCCAGGAAATTCGAAAGCGAAGTCGCGATGCGCACCAGTGTGCCCGGCGTCGCCACGGGGCTGGCCTGGACGCCGACCGGCGGCGATATTCTGTTCATCGAAGCGACCCGGTTGCCCGGCAACGGCAAACTGATCCTGACCGGGCAGCTCGGCGAAGTCATGAAAGAAAGCGCCCAGGCCGCGCTGAGCCTGGTCAAGGCGCGGGCGCAGCCGCTGGGCTTGAACCCCGACCTGTTCGAGCACAGCGACGTGCACGTCCACGTGCCGGCGGGCGCCATCCCCAAGGACGGGCCCAGCGCCGGCATCGCGCTGTTCACCGCGCTTTACTCCGCCTTTTCCGAGCGCACCGTGCCGAGCGACGTCGCCATGACCGGCGAAATCAGTCTCAGAGGATTGGTGCTGCCGGTCGGCGGCATCAAAGAGAAAGTGATCGCCGCCGCCAGGGCCGGAATCAAAACCGTACTGCTGCCGAAACGCAACCAACGGGATTTTGAGGAAATACCCGACGTCGTCAGAAAACAGCTTCGGTTTGTCTGGCTGGAAAACGTCGACGACGCGTTAAAGGTGGCGCTGGAGGGGGCGCAGCAGAATCCTTCCGCAGCGGCTTCGTAG
- a CDS encoding HPF/RaiA family ribosome-associated protein — translation MQIPLQIIFRGIPPSEAVEARIREKVNKLEKFHSHIMSCRVAVEADHRHHHQGNQYHVRIDITTPNREIVVSRDHHDRKEHEDAYVAIRDAFNAASRQLEDYARIQRGEVKTHNLQTNGVVIRLVPERDHGFIEAEDGREVYFHRNSVVGKGFEALLVGDEVRFVEEAISKESPDEESPQATIVYP, via the coding sequence ATGCAAATCCCATTACAGATCATTTTTCGTGGTATTCCTCCTTCCGAAGCCGTCGAGGCCCGAATTCGTGAAAAAGTCAATAAACTCGAAAAATTTCATTCGCACATTATGAGCTGCCGGGTGGCCGTGGAAGCCGACCACCGGCATCACCACCAGGGGAATCAATATCATGTCCGTATCGACATCACGACGCCGAACCGGGAAATTGTGGTCAGCCGGGATCATCACGACCGCAAAGAGCATGAGGATGCCTATGTTGCGATACGGGATGCTTTTAATGCCGCGTCCAGGCAACTCGAAGACTATGCCCGCATTCAGCGCGGCGAAGTGAAAACGCACAATTTGCAGACGAACGGCGTCGTGATTCGCCTGGTTCCGGAACGGGACCACGGTTTTATTGAAGCCGAGGACGGCCGTGAAGTTTATTTTCATCGAAACAGCGTGGTTGGCAAAGGCTTCGAGGCTCTTCTGGTGGGCGACGAAGTCCGTTTCGTCGAAGAAGCCATCAGCAAGGAAAGTCCTGACGAAGAGAGTCCTCAGGCCACTATCGTGTATCCGTGA
- a CDS encoding class I SAM-dependent methyltransferase: protein MTKQPHFIPALHFHWLTPYYDFFIEKTFPVTELNACLLQEAEISPGDAVLEVGCGTGTLALLVKRSAPDAAVAALDVDARILAIARRKALAAGLAIGFQQGSASRLPYPDNRFDRVLSGFTFHHLTDEDKRHAAAEAFRVLRPGGEFHLLDFGKPYTLYGRLVSWALRWTEEMDGNVRGLLPDRLRAAGFAEVEERRRFSTLSGSVSLYRGRKPG, encoded by the coding sequence ATGACTAAACAACCGCACTTCATCCCCGCCCTGCATTTTCACTGGCTGACGCCGTATTACGATTTTTTCATCGAAAAGACCTTCCCCGTGACCGAGCTCAACGCCTGTCTGCTGCAGGAAGCGGAGATCAGTCCGGGCGATGCGGTGCTGGAGGTGGGCTGCGGCACCGGGACGCTGGCGCTGCTGGTCAAACGGTCGGCGCCGGACGCTGCCGTGGCGGCGCTCGACGTCGACGCCCGAATTCTGGCCATCGCCCGGCGCAAGGCGCTTGCTGCGGGGCTGGCGATCGGCTTTCAACAAGGCTCGGCCAGCCGGCTGCCTTACCCGGACAACCGTTTTGACCGGGTTCTTTCCGGGTTCACGTTTCATCACCTGACGGACGAAGACAAGCGGCATGCGGCGGCGGAAGCGTTTCGGGTGTTGCGCCCGGGCGGCGAATTCCATCTGCTCGATTTCGGCAAGCCGTATACGCTTTACGGCAGGCTGGTGTCGTGGGCGCTGCGCTGGACGGAAGAGATGGACGGGAATGTTCGGGGACTGCTGCCGGACCGGTTGCGCGCGGCCGGTTTCGCCGAGGTGGAAGAGCGGAGACGATTTTCGACGCTGTCGGGCTCCGTGTCGTTGTACCGGGGGCGGAAACCGGGATAA